Proteins from a single region of Balaenoptera acutorostrata chromosome 16, mBalAcu1.1, whole genome shotgun sequence:
- the LOC103002181 gene encoding synaptotagmin-15: MEGITSQWCLPPEQVVLVIGGILGGLLLLLLLMGLSWCLWKRLCATFTYEELSGATAASSTQGHKLCPPDARTQASRPPGVPFVVPPSLQSQDWVPLSSREWAQAPQDPCPALELLPHATGSNLGDPPSPCVVGDTCVVGTINPALYKIPEDKSETHFPEGCLGRLWFSVEYQQEAERLLVGLIKAQRLQAPSETCSPLVKLHLLPDERCFLQSKTKCRTTSPQFDEHFIFQVSSKSVTQRVLRFSVYHVDRQRKHQLLGQVLFPLKKETLAGDCRRIIWRDLEAESLEPPSKFGDLQFCLSYNDCLNRLTVIVLRAKGLRLQEDTSFVSVLVKVSLMNHNKFVKCKKTSAVLGSANPVYSETFSFKADPAELDTASLSLTVLQRAEGDRSCELGRVVVGPYMYTRGKELEHWNEMLSKPKELVRRWHTLCRTTEP, from the exons ATGGAGG GCATCACATCCCagtggtgtctgcccccagagcAGGTGGTCCTGGTGATTGGGGGCATCCTTGGGGgactgctgctactgctgctgttgATGGGGTTGAGCTGGTGTCTCTGGAAGAGGCTTTGCGCCACGTTCACCTATGAGGAGCTGTCAGGGGCCACGGCTGCCTCCAGCACACAGGGACACAAGCTCTGCCCACCGGATGCCAGGACCCAGGCAAGCAG GCCACCAGGTGTACCATTCGTGGTGCCCCCTTCCCTCCAAAGCCAAGACTGGGTGCCCCTGAGCAGCAGAGAGTGGGCCCAGGCCCCACAggacccctgcccagccctggagcTCCTGCCCCATGCCACCGGCAGCAATCTTGGTGA TCCTCCCAGCCCCTGTGTTGTAGGAGACACATGCGTGGTGGGGACCATCAATCCAGCGCTCTACAAGATCCCGGAGGACAAAAGTGAGACCCACTTCCCTGAGGGCTGCCTGGGGCGGCTGTGGTTCTCTGTGGAATATCAGCAGGAGGCCGAGCGACTGCTGGTGGGCCTGATCAAGGCACAGCGGCTGCAAGCCCCCTCAGAGACCTGTAGCCCCCTGGTGAAGCTCCACCTGCTACCGGATGAGCGGTGCTTCCTCCAGTCCAAGACCAAATGCAGAACAACCAGCCCACAGTTCGACGAGCACTTCATCTTTCAG GTGTCCAGCAAGAGTGTCACCCAGAGGGTGCTGAGGTTCTCGGTGTACCACGTGGACAGGCAGAGGAAGCACCAGCTCCTGGGCCAGGTGCTGTTCCCCCTGAAGAAGGAGACCCTGGCGGGTGACTGCCGGCGCATCATCTGGAGAGACCTGGAGGCTGAGAGCCTGGAG cctccctccaAGTTTGGCGACCTCCAGTTCTGCCTCAGCTACAACGACTGCCTGAACCGCCTCACGGTGATCGTGCTTCGAGCCAAGGGCCTCCGACTCCAGGAGGACACGAGCTTTGTCA GTGTCCTTGTCAAGGTGTCTCTGATGAACCACAATAAGTTTGTCAAGTGCAAGAAGACTTCGGCTGTGCTGGGCTCCGCCAACCCTGTGTACAGCGAGACCTTCAGCTTCAAGGCCGACCCTGCCGAGCTGGACACGGCGAGCCTCAGCCTGACAGTGCTGCAGAGGGCCGAAGGGGACA GGAGCTGCGAGCTGGGCCGGGTGGTGGTGGGCCCCTACATGTACACCCGCGGCAAAGAGCTGGAGCACTGGAACGAGATGCTTAGCAAACCCAAGGAGCTGGTGAGGCGCTGGCACACACTTTGCCGCACCACTGAGCCCTGA